In Corythoichthys intestinalis isolate RoL2023-P3 chromosome 11, ASM3026506v1, whole genome shotgun sequence, a single genomic region encodes these proteins:
- the LOC130924365 gene encoding probable E3 SUMO-protein ligase RNF212 isoform X2: MTNWVCCNVCFHPPSAQIRLAITSCGHVFCSKCAYKGKQGKCLVCNEKCQISALSDKTPPDVKTLFFDIDHTTNEHLLEIVKVLRFQARHSKRLLTHYRERNEKLEEGWLKMKQENQQMANQLKEQHAYISELKHSLQSLKASSMGHGSQGAHGRNVRQFPFNSTPVLSRHSSSSNIHGNVVADEPPSFLQPRQSQSQPINVPGLSRIIPPHDGRMGLMPQRRSSQTTNYPVFSTTVSRSQRTPVTPNLSFGRPSTWNSPFCQPSQSFQLHPRP; the protein is encoded by the exons ATGACCAACTGGGTATGCTGCAATGTCTGTTTTCATCCCCCTTCAGCCCAAATTCGACTGGCCATCACGTCGTGCGGCCACGTATTTTGTTCTAAGTGCGCCTACAaag GTAAACAAGGCAAGTGTCTGGTCTGCAATGAGAAATGTCAAATATCAGCTCTTTCTGACAAA acgcCCCCGGATGTGAAGACCCTGTTCTTCGACATTGACCATACGACAAACGAGCATTTATTAGAGATTGTCAAA GTTCTAAGGTTCCAGGCCAGACATTCTAAAAGATTGCTCACACACTACCGGGAAAGG AATGAGAAACTGGAGGAGGGCTGGCTTAAGATGAAGCAAGAAAATCAGCAGATGGCCAA CCAACTGAAAGAACAGCACGCCTACATCAGTGAACTGAAACATTCACTTCAAAG TTTAAAGGCCTCATCAATGGGCCACGGCTCCCAAGGTGCACACGGAAGAAATG TCCGGCAGTTCCCGTTTAACTCTACCCCAGTGCTCTCCAGACATTCCTCATCAAGCAACAT TCATGGCAACGTGGTAGCAGATGAACCGCCAAGTTTCTTACAACCA CGCCAGAGCCAGAGCCAGCCTATCAATGTCCCCGGTTTGTCACGCATCATTCCTCCACATGATGGACGCATGG GCTTAATGCCACAGAGGAGGTCCAGCCAAACGACCAACTACCCCGTATTCTCGACCACAGTCAG TCGTAGCCAGAGAACACCGGTGACACCCAACTTGTCATTTGGACGGCCGTCCACCTGGAATTCACCTTTCTGCCAACCTTCCCAGTCCTTCCAGTTGCACCCTCGTCCCTAA
- the LOC130924365 gene encoding probable E3 SUMO-protein ligase RNF212 isoform X1, which yields MTNWVCCNVCFHPPSAQIRLAITSCGHVFCSKCAYKGKQGKCLVCNEKCQISALSDKTPPDVKTLFFDIDHTTNEHLLEIVKVLRFQARHSKRLLTHYRERNEKLEEGWLKMKQENQQMANQLKEQHAYISELKHSLQSLKASSMGHGSQGAHGRNVRQFPFNSTPVLSRHSSSSNIHGNVVADEPPSFLQPRQSQSQPINVPGLSRIIPPHDGRMAGLMPQRRSSQTTNYPVFSTTVSRSQRTPVTPNLSFGRPSTWNSPFCQPSQSFQLHPRP from the exons ATGACCAACTGGGTATGCTGCAATGTCTGTTTTCATCCCCCTTCAGCCCAAATTCGACTGGCCATCACGTCGTGCGGCCACGTATTTTGTTCTAAGTGCGCCTACAaag GTAAACAAGGCAAGTGTCTGGTCTGCAATGAGAAATGTCAAATATCAGCTCTTTCTGACAAA acgcCCCCGGATGTGAAGACCCTGTTCTTCGACATTGACCATACGACAAACGAGCATTTATTAGAGATTGTCAAA GTTCTAAGGTTCCAGGCCAGACATTCTAAAAGATTGCTCACACACTACCGGGAAAGG AATGAGAAACTGGAGGAGGGCTGGCTTAAGATGAAGCAAGAAAATCAGCAGATGGCCAA CCAACTGAAAGAACAGCACGCCTACATCAGTGAACTGAAACATTCACTTCAAAG TTTAAAGGCCTCATCAATGGGCCACGGCTCCCAAGGTGCACACGGAAGAAATG TCCGGCAGTTCCCGTTTAACTCTACCCCAGTGCTCTCCAGACATTCCTCATCAAGCAACAT TCATGGCAACGTGGTAGCAGATGAACCGCCAAGTTTCTTACAACCA CGCCAGAGCCAGAGCCAGCCTATCAATGTCCCCGGTTTGTCACGCATCATTCCTCCACATGATGGACGCATGG CAGGCTTAATGCCACAGAGGAGGTCCAGCCAAACGACCAACTACCCCGTATTCTCGACCACAGTCAG TCGTAGCCAGAGAACACCGGTGACACCCAACTTGTCATTTGGACGGCCGTCCACCTGGAATTCACCTTTCTGCCAACCTTCCCAGTCCTTCCAGTTGCACCCTCGTCCCTAA
- the si:ch211-255i20.3 gene encoding transmembrane emp24 domain-containing protein 11 codes for MTMRWAGLFLQAYLTLAAAMYFDLGEQEERCIIEEIPEDVLVTGYFLLQPWDLKSSTHTPHLGVTLTVRDPSHEVLMTKRYGIFAKFTFTAHESGQHFLCFQTNSTRFSVFAGERLKLHLDVQIGEHVMNPKDDRAKDNLKTLEYGLQHLIDQMVYITKQQDYQREKEELFRQISEDTNSTVLWWAVVQISLLILVGFWQMKRLKDFFIAKKLV; via the exons ATGACGATGCGATGGGCCGGCCTATTCTTGCAGGCTTACCTGACGCTGGCTGCCGCCATGTATTTTGATCTGGGTGAGCAGGAAGAGCGATGCATCATCGAGGAGATTCCCGAGGACGTGCTGGTGACGG GATACTTCCTGTTGCAGCCCTGGGATTTGAAGTCGTCCACCCACACGCCTCACCTCGGCGTCACTTTGACGGTCAGAGACCCCAGCCATGAG GTTTTGATGACCAAGCGCTACGGCATCTTTGCTAAATTCACCTTTACGGCACATGAATCTGGTCAGCACTTCCTCTGCTTCCAAACCAACTCGACTAGGTTCTCCGTTTTTGCTGGAGAACGTCTG AAGTTACATTTGGATGTTCAGATAGGCGAGCACGTCATGAATCCAAAAGATGACAGAGCCAAAGATAACTTGAAGACGCTGGAATACGGCCTGCAGCATCTCATCGATCAGATGGTGTACATAACCAAGCAGCAGGATTACCAGAGG GAAAAGGAGGAGCTCTTCCGTCAAATCAGCGAGGACACAAACAGTACAGTGCTTTGGTGGGCTGTTGTGCAGATCTCCCTCCTGATCCTGGTCGGATTCTGGCAGATGAAGAGGCTCAAAGATTTCTTCATCGCTAAGAAGCTTGTCTGA
- the LOC130924365 gene encoding probable E3 SUMO-protein ligase RNF212 isoform X3, which translates to MTNWVCCNVCFHPPSAQIRLAITSCGHVFCSKCAYKGKQGKCLVCNEKCQISALSDKTPPDVKTLFFDIDHTTNEHLLEIVKVLRFQARHSKRLLTHYRERNEKLEEGWLKMKQENQQMANLKASSMGHGSQGAHGRNVRQFPFNSTPVLSRHSSSSNIHGNVVADEPPSFLQPRQSQSQPINVPGLSRIIPPHDGRMAGLMPQRRSSQTTNYPVFSTTVSRSQRTPVTPNLSFGRPSTWNSPFCQPSQSFQLHPRP; encoded by the exons ATGACCAACTGGGTATGCTGCAATGTCTGTTTTCATCCCCCTTCAGCCCAAATTCGACTGGCCATCACGTCGTGCGGCCACGTATTTTGTTCTAAGTGCGCCTACAaag GTAAACAAGGCAAGTGTCTGGTCTGCAATGAGAAATGTCAAATATCAGCTCTTTCTGACAAA acgcCCCCGGATGTGAAGACCCTGTTCTTCGACATTGACCATACGACAAACGAGCATTTATTAGAGATTGTCAAA GTTCTAAGGTTCCAGGCCAGACATTCTAAAAGATTGCTCACACACTACCGGGAAAGG AATGAGAAACTGGAGGAGGGCTGGCTTAAGATGAAGCAAGAAAATCAGCAGATGGCCAA TTTAAAGGCCTCATCAATGGGCCACGGCTCCCAAGGTGCACACGGAAGAAATG TCCGGCAGTTCCCGTTTAACTCTACCCCAGTGCTCTCCAGACATTCCTCATCAAGCAACAT TCATGGCAACGTGGTAGCAGATGAACCGCCAAGTTTCTTACAACCA CGCCAGAGCCAGAGCCAGCCTATCAATGTCCCCGGTTTGTCACGCATCATTCCTCCACATGATGGACGCATGG CAGGCTTAATGCCACAGAGGAGGTCCAGCCAAACGACCAACTACCCCGTATTCTCGACCACAGTCAG TCGTAGCCAGAGAACACCGGTGACACCCAACTTGTCATTTGGACGGCCGTCCACCTGGAATTCACCTTTCTGCCAACCTTCCCAGTCCTTCCAGTTGCACCCTCGTCCCTAA